The following are encoded in a window of Solidesulfovibrio magneticus RS-1 genomic DNA:
- a CDS encoding PAS domain S-box protein: MPPTPRPENREPLTAEHAKILLAAAGDIAAILAPDGRIQDIGAPGAALLGPDEAHLAGTDFMEHLAPGDGRDRLRHAFAAIQGGAVPPKPMAADLLTAGGSISLFWSMTSLPGPGGRPKAVLISGRLPVSSCPPLAEGACESEADYRAVFNAASDAIFIQDAATGIFLDANDRAVSLYGYARDELRRLDPERLSSGFPPYTLADALINLGQAAAGQPRLFDWLARDKAGRLFWVEVSLRGMDTGRPGRVIAVVRDISERKTTERALRESEKKFRQLAEAIGEVFWLGSPDWKRIYYISPAYERLWGHTTKSLYDAPMSWLDAVHPDDRDRVLRYIADLAGRPLRPGQFPEYRIVRPDGSMRWIAARIFPVIDDAGVVYRVAGIAEDITDRVLSRQDLERVNERLEDMVRERTRTLNRMNQELIHEVTERREAEAAMAQAKEAAEAASQAKSEFLANMSHEIRTPMNGILGMAQVLGQTDLDAAQASYLRDIEDSAASLLKLINDILDFSKIEADRLELAQEPFSLRGLLSLIEASLGVLAREKGLGLSVEVAPETPDILIGDADRLRQVLVNLVGNAIKFTTRGGIVISARPAEPDPDVTLPGEAETTEATREILFSVSDTGIGIRPEDAGRIFEAFTQADGSYTRRFGGTGLGLAISRRLARLMGGDISLDSEPGQGSTFTLSARFGLDNTPDETADAVPRLREGHDEDSVAAIRQACRLQDDLRLLVADDNRVNRDVLAALLGRLGCRIAVAEDGRQALAAAAAEDFDLILMDVQMPGLDGLAAARAIRALPDPRRSRVFIAAITAHALPGDRERCLAAGMDDYLAKPLGQADLARVIAAAALAARRHRAAED, from the coding sequence ATGCCGCCCACGCCCCGCCCGGAAAACCGCGAGCCGCTCACTGCGGAGCACGCCAAAATCCTGCTCGCCGCCGCCGGGGACATCGCCGCAATTCTCGCCCCGGACGGACGCATCCAGGACATCGGGGCCCCGGGCGCGGCGCTGCTCGGCCCGGACGAAGCCCATCTGGCCGGCACGGACTTCATGGAGCACCTCGCCCCCGGGGACGGACGGGACCGGCTGCGCCACGCGTTTGCAGCGATCCAGGGCGGGGCTGTGCCGCCAAAGCCCATGGCGGCCGATCTGCTCACAGCCGGCGGCAGCATTTCCCTGTTCTGGTCCATGACCTCCCTGCCCGGTCCTGGCGGTCGGCCAAAGGCCGTCCTTATCAGCGGTCGGCTGCCCGTGTCCTCCTGCCCGCCCCTGGCCGAAGGAGCCTGCGAGAGCGAAGCCGACTACCGGGCAGTCTTTAATGCCGCAAGCGACGCTATCTTCATCCAGGACGCCGCCACGGGTATTTTTCTCGATGCCAACGACCGGGCCGTGTCGCTTTACGGCTATGCCCGCGACGAACTGCGCCGCCTTGACCCGGAACGCTTGAGCTCGGGATTTCCGCCCTACACCCTGGCCGACGCTCTGATAAACCTGGGCCAGGCCGCCGCCGGCCAGCCGCGGCTGTTCGATTGGCTGGCCCGGGACAAAGCCGGCCGGCTTTTCTGGGTGGAGGTGAGCCTGCGGGGCATGGACACCGGCCGCCCCGGACGGGTCATCGCCGTGGTGCGCGACATTTCCGAACGCAAGACCACCGAACGGGCCCTGCGGGAAAGCGAAAAGAAATTCCGACAGCTGGCCGAAGCCATTGGCGAGGTGTTCTGGCTCGGCTCGCCCGACTGGAAGCGCATCTACTATATCAGCCCGGCCTACGAACGTCTGTGGGGCCACACCACCAAAAGCCTCTACGACGCTCCCATGTCCTGGCTCGACGCGGTCCATCCCGACGACCGCGACCGGGTGCTGCGCTACATCGCCGATCTGGCCGGCCGACCGCTTCGCCCAGGCCAGTTCCCGGAATATCGAATCGTGCGCCCTGACGGCAGTATGCGCTGGATCGCGGCCCGCATTTTTCCCGTTATCGACGACGCCGGCGTGGTCTATCGGGTGGCCGGCATCGCCGAGGACATCACCGACCGGGTGCTGTCCCGCCAGGACCTGGAACGGGTCAACGAGCGTCTGGAAGACATGGTGCGCGAGCGCACCCGCACGCTCAACCGCATGAACCAGGAGCTCATCCACGAGGTCACTGAGCGTCGCGAGGCTGAGGCGGCCATGGCCCAGGCCAAGGAGGCGGCCGAAGCGGCCAGCCAGGCCAAATCGGAGTTTCTGGCCAACATGAGCCACGAGATCCGCACGCCCATGAACGGCATCCTGGGCATGGCCCAGGTGCTGGGGCAAACCGACCTCGACGCCGCCCAGGCCAGCTATCTGCGCGACATCGAGGACTCCGCCGCCTCACTGTTAAAACTCATCAACGACATCCTGGACTTCTCCAAGATCGAGGCCGACCGTCTGGAACTGGCCCAGGAACCCTTTTCCCTGCGCGGGCTGCTTTCGCTTATCGAGGCCAGCCTTGGCGTCCTGGCCCGGGAAAAGGGCCTGGGCCTGTCCGTGGAGGTGGCGCCCGAGACCCCCGACATCCTGATCGGCGACGCCGACCGCCTGCGCCAGGTGCTGGTCAATCTGGTCGGCAACGCCATCAAGTTCACCACGCGCGGCGGCATCGTCATCAGCGCCCGCCCGGCCGAACCGGACCCGGACGTGACGCTCCCCGGCGAAGCAGAAACAACGGAAGCAACCCGGGAAATCCTTTTTTCCGTCAGCGACACCGGCATCGGCATACGTCCCGAGGATGCCGGGCGCATCTTCGAGGCCTTCACCCAGGCCGACGGCTCCTACACCCGCCGTTTCGGCGGCACGGGCCTGGGGCTGGCCATCAGCCGCCGCCTGGCCCGGCTCATGGGCGGCGACATCAGCCTGGACAGCGAACCGGGCCAGGGCTCGACCTTCACCCTTTCCGCCCGTTTCGGCCTGGACAACACCCCTGATGAGACCGCGGACGCCGTTCCCCGGCTCCGAGAGGGACACGACGAAGACTCGGTGGCCGCCATCCGCCAGGCCTGCCGCCTCCAAGACGACCTCCGGTTGCTGGTGGCCGACGACAACCGGGTCAACCGCGATGTCCTGGCCGCCCTGCTCGGCCGCCTGGGCTGCCGGATCGCCGTGGCCGAGGACGGCCGGCAAGCCCTGGCCGCCGCCGCCGCCGAGGACTTTGACCTCATCCTCATGGACGTGCAGATGCCGGGCCTCGACGGTCTGGCCGCTGCCCGGGCCATTCGCGCCCTGCCCGATCCCCGGCGCTCCCGGGTCTTCATCGCCGCCATCACCGCCCACGCCCTGCCCGGCGACCGCGAACGCTGCCTGGCCGCCGGCATGGACGATTATCTGGCCAAGCCCCTGGGGCAAGCCGATCTGGCCCGGGTCATCGCCGCCGCCGCCCTGGCCGCCCGGCGCCACCGGGCGGCCGAGGACTGA
- a CDS encoding DUF169 domain-containing protein, giving the protein MNAMSYGDMQKVLMDELRLMHYPIAIKYFFDQAELDAFKAEKEYYLPAKALTFCQAELGARMEGITVLMGPEQLGCSNAKCGFGWKEIDAAEIKGHLKYVRDLEQAEKFVRSKPRLSGKLLAVAVSPLADTMFAPDVVHFYCDNMQAYHLVVDWMAALDKHPLRPNMTINSAACAGNVHVFNTGEANVFLACSGSYNAGKTERGEINVGIPGADIGKVVAQLMARKEATGGAALTRSGHPFPGADICKNCPLIVFKKGKAPAEADS; this is encoded by the coding sequence ATGAACGCGATGTCGTACGGGGATATGCAGAAGGTGTTGATGGATGAGCTGCGGCTCATGCACTATCCTATCGCCATCAAGTATTTTTTTGACCAAGCCGAGCTGGACGCCTTCAAGGCCGAGAAGGAGTATTACCTGCCGGCCAAGGCCTTGACCTTTTGCCAGGCCGAGCTTGGCGCGCGCATGGAGGGCATCACCGTCCTTATGGGGCCGGAGCAGTTGGGCTGTTCCAACGCCAAGTGCGGTTTCGGCTGGAAGGAGATCGACGCGGCCGAGATCAAGGGCCATCTCAAATACGTGCGCGACCTGGAGCAAGCCGAGAAGTTCGTGCGCAGCAAGCCGCGCCTGTCCGGGAAACTCCTGGCCGTGGCCGTCTCGCCCCTGGCCGACACCATGTTCGCGCCCGACGTGGTGCATTTCTACTGCGACAACATGCAGGCCTACCATCTGGTCGTGGACTGGATGGCGGCCCTGGACAAGCATCCGCTGCGTCCCAACATGACCATCAATTCGGCGGCCTGTGCTGGCAACGTCCACGTGTTCAACACCGGCGAGGCCAACGTGTTTCTGGCCTGCAGCGGCAGTTACAACGCCGGCAAGACCGAGCGCGGGGAGATCAACGTGGGCATTCCGGGCGCGGACATCGGCAAGGTCGTGGCCCAGCTCATGGCGCGCAAGGAAGCCACGGGCGGCGCGGCCCTGACCCGCTCCGGCCATCCTTTCCCCGGAGCCGACATCTGCAAGAACTGTCCGCTGATCGTCTTCAAGAAGGGCAAGGCCCCGGCCGAGGCCGATTCGTAA
- a CDS encoding HlyD family type I secretion periplasmic adaptor subunit yields the protein MGRRNIRPEAMEFQPDAVAVSEGEPPVQARIAVYVIFACLVFGGLWAWFSELDRVVSAGGMLVTRVPPIVVQPLETAVVRQINVRPGDVVRRGAVLATLDPTFASADFGQLAAKRRFLSAFVVLLAAELDGRPLPALDESAMDGEEKVRLTLFAMRKEEFRAKVEANDREVALLEDAVAANAAERMRLGEQANLAKEIEGMFGKLVPGGGASRLEYLGALREKLRVDDLAAKTEEKREQLVEQLSRAKMERQAFVSNWRAQTATQLLEARQNLDEVDHSLAKASRRSELVELSAVADAIVKEVAPLSEGSIAKAAETFCVLVPIGDADGALEAEVSIAAADIGHIRVGNETRLKLAAYPFQRHGFLDGVVRMVSPDAFVAEGAAPGHEGGQDGVGGVHYKARIRLTRTTLRDVGPDFRLLPGMTVSAEILVGKRRVATYILDPVIRGLHEALNEP from the coding sequence ATGGGCAGGCGCAACATCCGGCCCGAGGCCATGGAGTTCCAGCCCGACGCCGTGGCCGTGTCCGAGGGCGAGCCGCCGGTCCAGGCCAGGATCGCCGTCTACGTCATCTTCGCCTGTCTGGTCTTTGGCGGGCTGTGGGCCTGGTTTTCCGAACTCGACCGGGTGGTTTCGGCCGGCGGCATGCTCGTCACCCGGGTGCCGCCCATTGTGGTGCAGCCCCTGGAAACGGCCGTGGTGCGCCAGATCAACGTGCGCCCCGGCGACGTGGTGCGGCGCGGAGCGGTGCTGGCCACCCTGGACCCGACCTTTGCCAGCGCCGACTTTGGCCAGTTGGCGGCCAAACGGCGGTTCCTGTCGGCCTTCGTGGTGCTGCTGGCCGCCGAGCTGGACGGCCGCCCCCTGCCGGCTCTGGATGAGAGCGCCATGGACGGCGAGGAAAAGGTGCGGCTCACCCTTTTCGCCATGCGCAAGGAGGAGTTTCGGGCCAAGGTCGAGGCCAACGACCGCGAGGTGGCCCTGCTCGAAGACGCCGTGGCCGCCAACGCGGCCGAGCGGATGCGTCTGGGCGAGCAGGCCAATCTGGCCAAGGAGATCGAGGGCATGTTCGGCAAGCTCGTGCCCGGCGGCGGGGCCAGCCGGCTGGAATACCTGGGGGCGCTGCGCGAAAAGCTGCGGGTGGACGATCTGGCCGCCAAGACCGAGGAAAAGCGCGAACAGCTGGTGGAGCAGCTCAGCCGGGCCAAAATGGAGCGGCAGGCCTTTGTGAGCAACTGGCGGGCCCAGACCGCCACCCAGTTGCTCGAAGCCCGGCAAAATCTCGACGAGGTGGACCATTCCCTGGCCAAGGCCTCGCGGCGCAGCGAACTGGTGGAACTTTCCGCCGTGGCCGACGCCATCGTCAAGGAGGTCGCGCCGCTCTCCGAGGGTTCCATCGCCAAGGCGGCCGAGACTTTTTGCGTGCTGGTGCCCATCGGCGACGCCGACGGGGCCCTGGAGGCCGAAGTGTCCATCGCTGCGGCGGACATCGGCCATATCCGCGTCGGCAACGAGACTCGCCTGAAACTTGCCGCCTATCCCTTCCAGCGCCACGGCTTTCTCGACGGCGTGGTGCGCATGGTCAGCCCCGACGCCTTCGTGGCCGAGGGCGCGGCCCCGGGCCACGAAGGCGGCCAGGACGGCGTGGGCGGGGTGCATTACAAGGCGCGCATCCGGCTCACCAGGACGACGCTGCGCGATGTGGGGCCGGATTTCCGCCTGCTGCCGGGCATGACCGTGTCGGCGGAAATACTGGTGGGCAAACGCCGGGTGGCGACCTACATTCTCGATCCGGTGATCCGGGGGCTGCATGAGGCGTTAAACGAGCCATAA
- a CDS encoding peptidase domain-containing ABC transporter: MTTSAALDALVVVLRHHGISTTSADLIARHGLAGRPLHVATLLRIAKALGFAAKRRRLPPAGLLELGEAYPCLGLCRDGGAAILSGARLGPDGGRELVLYDAAGAPGGTAFVFVPEAEVAARLTGEVLLFKKRRVEAGDAKRFSLSWFWPQVAREKRIFLEIAGIAFFMHGLAFVVPLYFQAVVDKVLAHHTISTLNVLGLGVVGAILFEGALRYLREFLLRFATTKIDLRLAMETFAHMIKLPLPFFERSFAGVIIKHMQQTDQVREFLTGNLLNTLLDASSLIVFVPVLFCYSPRLTMLVLAFAVVTAGAIGLMVGPFHRRLMALYAAEGERQALLVETIHGIGTIKSLALEGGRQRRWEEGSALAVSRNFDVRRMSALGNALIKTLERLMTVAVIWVGALGVFDESLTMGELIAFQMLSQSVTMPLIRIVELVHEYQKVHLAVEMLGEVMNRKPEAGLVRGGARPAIGGEIVVTEARFAYVPGEPPALDGVSFSVAPGEVLGVVGRSGSGKTTLTRLIQGLYPLGGGRISFDGTPITDLDVVHLRQNIGVVLQENFIFSGTVRDNIAVTRPTADLDDVRRAAKLAGADEFIERLASGYDTVLEENGSNLSGGQKQRLAIARALLKDPRIMIFDEATSALDPESEARIQENLDGIAKGRTTIIVAHRLSTLRNADRIMVLDRGRIVDIGPHAELLERCDIYRTLWERQTKGMR; the protein is encoded by the coding sequence GTGACGACTAGCGCCGCCCTGGACGCCCTGGTCGTTGTCCTGCGCCACCATGGGATATCCACCACCAGCGCCGATCTCATCGCCCGCCACGGCCTGGCCGGCCGGCCCCTGCACGTGGCCACGCTTTTGCGCATCGCCAAGGCCCTGGGCTTTGCCGCCAAGCGCCGTCGGCTGCCGCCGGCCGGGCTGCTCGAACTCGGCGAGGCCTATCCCTGCCTGGGACTTTGTCGCGACGGCGGCGCGGCGATCCTGTCCGGGGCGCGCCTGGGCCCTGACGGCGGGCGCGAACTGGTGCTCTACGACGCCGCCGGCGCACCCGGCGGGACCGCCTTCGTCTTCGTGCCCGAGGCCGAGGTCGCCGCGCGCCTGACCGGCGAGGTCCTGCTTTTCAAAAAGCGCCGGGTGGAAGCCGGCGACGCCAAGCGCTTCAGCCTGTCCTGGTTCTGGCCCCAGGTGGCCCGGGAAAAACGCATCTTCCTCGAAATCGCCGGCATCGCCTTTTTCATGCACGGCCTGGCCTTTGTCGTGCCGCTGTATTTCCAGGCCGTGGTGGACAAGGTGCTGGCCCACCACACCATCTCCACCCTCAACGTCCTGGGGCTGGGCGTGGTCGGGGCCATCCTGTTCGAGGGCGCGCTGCGCTATCTGCGCGAATTTCTGCTGCGTTTCGCCACCACCAAGATCGATCTGCGTCTGGCCATGGAGACGTTTGCCCACATGATCAAGCTGCCGCTCCCCTTTTTCGAGCGCAGCTTCGCGGGCGTGATCATCAAGCACATGCAGCAGACCGATCAGGTGCGGGAGTTTTTGACCGGCAACCTCCTCAACACGCTGCTCGACGCTTCCTCGCTCATCGTCTTCGTGCCCGTGCTTTTTTGCTACAGCCCGCGCCTGACCATGCTGGTGCTGGCCTTTGCCGTGGTCACGGCCGGGGCCATCGGGCTTATGGTCGGGCCGTTTCACCGCCGGCTCATGGCCCTGTACGCCGCCGAGGGCGAGCGGCAGGCCCTGCTCGTGGAAACCATCCACGGCATCGGCACCATCAAGAGCCTGGCCCTGGAAGGCGGCCGCCAGCGCCGCTGGGAGGAAGGCTCGGCCTTGGCCGTTTCCCGCAACTTCGACGTGCGCCGCATGTCGGCCCTGGGCAACGCGCTCATAAAGACCCTGGAGCGGCTCATGACCGTGGCCGTCATCTGGGTGGGGGCCTTGGGCGTTTTTGACGAGTCGCTCACCATGGGCGAACTCATCGCCTTCCAGATGCTGTCCCAGTCCGTGACCATGCCCCTTATCCGCATCGTGGAGCTGGTCCACGAATACCAAAAGGTCCATCTGGCCGTGGAGATGCTGGGCGAAGTCATGAACCGCAAGCCCGAGGCCGGGCTTGTGCGCGGTGGGGCGCGGCCGGCCATCGGCGGCGAGATCGTGGTCACCGAGGCTCGTTTTGCATATGTGCCGGGCGAACCGCCGGCCCTGGACGGCGTGTCCTTCAGCGTGGCTCCGGGCGAGGTGCTCGGGGTTGTCGGGCGCAGCGGCTCGGGCAAGACCACGCTCACGCGTCTCATCCAGGGCTTGTATCCCCTGGGCGGCGGGCGCATCAGCTTCGACGGCACGCCCATAACCGATCTCGACGTGGTGCACCTGCGCCAGAACATCGGCGTGGTGCTCCAGGAAAATTTCATTTTCAGCGGCACGGTGCGCGACAACATCGCCGTCACCCGGCCCACGGCCGACCTCGACGACGTGCGCCGCGCCGCAAAACTGGCCGGGGCCGACGAATTCATCGAGCGCCTGGCTTCTGGCTACGACACGGTGCTGGAGGAAAACGGGTCCAACCTCTCCGGCGGCCAGAAGCAACGCCTGGCCATCGCCCGGGCGCTGCTCAAGGACCCGCGCATCATGATCTTTGACGAAGCCACCAGCGCCCTGGACCCGGAGAGCGAGGCCCGCATCCAGGAAAACCTCGACGGCATCGCCAAGGGCCGCACCACCATCATCGTGGCCCACCGGCTCTCCACCCTGCGAAACGCCGACCGCATCATGGTCCTGGACCGGGGGCGCATCGTGGACATCGGCCCCCACGCCGAACTGCTGGAGCGCTGCGACATCTACCGCACCCTCTGGGAGCGCCAGACCAAGGGGATGCGCTGA
- a CDS encoding HD domain-containing phosphohydrolase — translation MNKRVLFIDDDERILAGFRRNLHSHFEVDVAVGPEAGLAKVRDNPPYAVVVSDLRMPGMDGIAVLAKVRELRPDTVRVMLTGFAELEAAIAAVNEGNIFRFLTKPCETGYLIGALTAAVEQYRLVMAERELLEGTLRGSLKMLSEVLSLLRPEVYGRAARIAPYVRPLAKLCGDPAPWQTEVAAMLCLMGYIVLPEGVVSKVERGRQLSADDAAVYRQHAEVAAKLVANIPRMGHVAKSIAYQEKNFDGTGFPEGGPTGKELPLGARILRVLLDFDRLTGAGLAKAEAYKSLKQTTGLYDPDVLAALGEVLGEEGRYVIVKMAIKNLREGMVLAEDIFVTRGGQVMKVLPKGYELSDVALAHIAKLARYDSITDPVTVIVPSDV, via the coding sequence TTGAACAAGCGGGTGCTTTTCATCGACGACGACGAACGCATCCTGGCCGGTTTCCGGCGCAACCTCCACAGCCATTTCGAGGTGGACGTCGCCGTGGGCCCCGAGGCAGGGCTTGCCAAGGTGCGCGACAATCCGCCTTATGCCGTGGTGGTGTCCGACCTGCGGATGCCGGGCATGGACGGCATCGCCGTGCTGGCCAAGGTGCGCGAGCTGCGGCCCGACACCGTGCGCGTGATGCTGACCGGTTTCGCCGAACTGGAGGCGGCCATCGCGGCCGTCAACGAGGGCAACATCTTCCGGTTTCTGACCAAGCCCTGCGAGACCGGCTATCTCATCGGCGCGCTGACCGCCGCCGTGGAGCAATACCGCCTGGTCATGGCCGAGCGGGAGCTGCTCGAAGGCACGCTTCGCGGCAGCCTCAAGATGCTCTCGGAAGTGCTGTCGCTGTTGCGGCCGGAGGTCTACGGCCGGGCGGCCCGCATCGCGCCCTACGTGCGGCCCCTGGCCAAGCTGTGTGGCGATCCCGCCCCCTGGCAGACGGAAGTGGCGGCCATGCTGTGCCTGATGGGCTACATCGTCCTGCCCGAAGGGGTGGTCTCCAAGGTGGAGCGGGGCCGGCAGCTCTCGGCCGACGACGCCGCCGTCTACCGCCAGCACGCCGAGGTGGCGGCCAAGCTCGTGGCCAACATCCCCCGCATGGGGCATGTGGCCAAGTCCATCGCCTATCAGGAAAAAAATTTTGACGGCACGGGCTTTCCCGAGGGCGGCCCGACGGGCAAGGAGCTGCCGCTGGGGGCGCGCATCCTGCGGGTGTTGCTCGACTTCGACCGCCTGACCGGGGCCGGGCTGGCCAAGGCCGAGGCCTACAAATCCCTCAAGCAGACAACCGGCCTGTACGATCCCGACGTGCTGGCCGCCCTGGGCGAGGTGCTTGGTGAGGAAGGCCGCTACGTCATCGTCAAGATGGCCATCAAGAACCTGCGCGAGGGCATGGTGCTGGCCGAGGACATCTTCGTGACCCGGGGCGGCCAAGTGATGAAGGTGCTGCCCAAGGGCTACGAACTCTCCGACGTGGCCCTGGCCCACATCGCCAAGCTCGCCCGCTACGACAGCATCACCGATCCGGTGACGGTCATCGTGCCTTCGGACGTCTAG
- a CDS encoding sigma-54 interaction domain-containing protein, with amino-acid sequence MQPPPLALTPEMSARLTRFAVLVSDAAYEAAAEELAACRKLCDKLPGRPKTAADLIEGMDRMLGYVRDREQLLEDAVDRLDSSHEELSRLGRQLKIENAALKSQLRQNFSPARVIGASPRMARVLQLAQRVAETTVNVLITGETGTGKEMVAKVVHYSGRRRHGPFMAVNCTAVPETLFESEFFGIEKGVATGVEKRRGIIEGACGGTLFLDEIGDMSEASQAKILRVLELGEVTPVGGRGPVSVDLRLVSATNRDLRQDIETGRFRRDLFYRIKVVHLELPPLRERADDIPLLAENFLATFARNMGRGKLVFSKRAREALMEYAWPGNIRELENEVERAVALAYTETIHVEDLSRDVRNAKARRPQPAAETFRPAAEVGRLRALEREAIEACLAECSGNRTQAARKLGISRESLRRKLKLLYPAAGDEAAEVGDDPDAGAAAVVLRPGSFRDD; translated from the coding sequence ATGCAGCCGCCCCCGCTTGCCCTGACGCCGGAGATGTCCGCGCGCCTGACGCGTTTTGCCGTGCTTGTGTCCGACGCCGCCTACGAGGCCGCCGCCGAGGAACTGGCCGCCTGCCGCAAACTCTGCGACAAGCTGCCCGGCCGGCCCAAGACCGCCGCCGACCTCATCGAGGGCATGGACCGGATGCTGGGCTACGTGCGCGACCGGGAGCAGCTCCTGGAAGACGCCGTGGACCGCCTCGACAGCTCCCATGAGGAGCTTTCCCGCCTCGGCCGCCAGCTCAAGATCGAAAACGCGGCGCTCAAAAGCCAGCTGCGCCAGAATTTTTCCCCGGCCCGGGTCATCGGGGCCAGCCCGCGCATGGCCCGGGTGCTCCAGCTGGCCCAGCGCGTGGCCGAGACCACCGTCAACGTGCTCATCACCGGCGAGACCGGCACGGGCAAGGAGATGGTGGCCAAGGTGGTGCATTATTCCGGCCGCCGCCGCCATGGCCCGTTTATGGCCGTCAACTGCACGGCCGTGCCGGAAACGCTATTTGAGAGCGAGTTTTTCGGCATCGAAAAGGGCGTGGCCACGGGGGTGGAAAAGCGCCGGGGCATCATCGAGGGCGCTTGCGGGGGGACGCTTTTTCTCGACGAGATCGGCGACATGAGCGAGGCCAGCCAGGCCAAGATCCTGCGCGTGCTGGAGCTTGGCGAGGTGACGCCGGTGGGCGGCCGGGGGCCGGTTTCCGTGGATCTGCGCCTGGTCTCGGCCACCAACCGCGATCTGCGCCAGGACATCGAGACCGGCCGGTTTCGTCGCGACCTGTTCTACCGCATCAAGGTCGTCCACCTGGAGCTGCCGCCCCTTCGGGAGCGCGCCGACGACATTCCGCTTCTGGCCGAGAATTTCCTGGCCACTTTCGCCCGCAACATGGGCCGGGGCAAGCTGGTCTTTTCCAAGCGCGCCCGGGAGGCCCTCATGGAATACGCCTGGCCCGGCAACATCCGCGAGTTGGAAAACGAGGTCGAGCGGGCCGTGGCCCTGGCCTACACCGAGACCATCCACGTCGAGGACCTCTCCCGCGACGTGCGAAACGCCAAGGCCCGCCGGCCGCAACCGGCCGCCGAGACCTTCCGCCCGGCCGCCGAGGTCGGCCGGCTGCGCGCCCTGGAGCGCGAGGCCATCGAGGCCTGTCTGGCCGAATGTTCGGGCAACCGCACCCAGGCGGCCCGCAAGCTCGGCATCAGCCGCGAGAGCCTGCGCCGCAAGCTCAAGCTGCTCTATCCGGCCGCCGGCGACGAAGCGGCGGAGGTTGGCGACGATCCGGACGCCGGAGCGGCCGCCGTGGTCCTGCGGCCGGGAAGTTTTCGTGACGACTAG
- a CDS encoding response regulator: MTRQRILFVDDDPQLLGGLRRMLWDRREVWDMRFAEGGAAALAMLEAAPADLVVSDVRMPGMDGPELLEQVRLRWPATVRMILSGHSDRDFVVRAIKPAHQFLSKPCTPQELRAAIERVLGLRDIFTDKRLCEAVARLDALPVLPAAFAELTEELRSPNASPRSLGDILDRDAGLAAGLLKLVNSSFFGLARRVSSTEQAVTLLGLDTVRALVLSHGLFSRFDAGRYPGFTLSGLWNHSLGTARLAQGIARQEGAPKNMLDACFMAGLVHDVGKLILAELFEPEYLRALSLSRERNMPIFDAEMEVFGVSHAGVGAYLLGLWGFEERVVLGVARHHQPEAAGPDASLAVAAVHAANALEHELVVINSHYAPHVVSEEALAALGFDGRLQAWREAGLDLLSQGAQP; the protein is encoded by the coding sequence ATGACCCGGCAGCGAATACTGTTCGTCGACGATGATCCGCAACTGCTCGGCGGCTTGCGGCGGATGCTGTGGGATCGGCGCGAGGTTTGGGACATGCGTTTCGCCGAGGGCGGGGCGGCGGCCCTGGCCATGCTGGAGGCGGCCCCGGCCGATCTGGTCGTGTCCGATGTGCGGATGCCGGGCATGGACGGGCCGGAACTCCTGGAGCAGGTGCGGCTTCGCTGGCCGGCCACGGTGCGCATGATCCTGTCGGGCCACTCGGACCGGGATTTCGTGGTGCGCGCCATCAAGCCCGCCCACCAGTTTTTGTCCAAGCCTTGCACGCCCCAGGAACTGCGGGCGGCCATCGAACGGGTGCTGGGGCTTCGCGACATTTTCACCGACAAGCGCCTGTGCGAGGCCGTGGCCCGCCTCGACGCCCTGCCGGTGCTGCCGGCGGCTTTCGCCGAACTGACCGAGGAACTGCGCTCGCCCAATGCCTCGCCGCGCAGCCTTGGCGACATCCTCGACCGCGACGCCGGACTGGCCGCCGGGCTGCTCAAGCTCGTCAACTCCTCCTTTTTCGGCCTGGCCCGGCGGGTCTCCTCCACCGAGCAGGCCGTCACGCTGCTTGGCCTGGACACGGTGCGGGCGCTGGTCCTGTCCCATGGCCTTTTTTCCCGGTTCGACGCCGGGCGCTATCCCGGGTTCACCTTGTCGGGGCTGTGGAACCACAGCCTGGGCACGGCCCGGCTGGCCCAGGGCATCGCCCGCCAGGAAGGTGCGCCCAAAAACATGCTCGACGCCTGTTTCATGGCCGGGCTGGTCCATGATGTGGGCAAGCTCATCCTGGCCGAGCTGTTCGAGCCGGAATACCTCCGGGCGCTTTCCCTGTCCCGGGAGCGCAATATGCCCATTTTCGATGCGGAAATGGAAGTCTTCGGGGTGTCTCATGCCGGCGTCGGCGCGTATTTGCTGGGGCTTTGGGGGTTCGAGGAGCGGGTGGTCCTGGGCGTGGCCCGCCATCATCAACCCGAGGCGGCCGGACCGGACGCCTCGCTGGCCGTGGCCGCCGTCCACGCCGCCAACGCCCTGGAGCACGAACTGGTGGTCATAAACAGCCACTATGCTCCTCATGTCGTGAGCGAAGAGGCCCTGGCCGCCCTGGGCTTTGACGGGCGGCTCCAGGCCTGGCGCGAGGCCGGCCTTGATCTCTTGAGCCAAGGAGCGCAGCCTTGA